Below is a window of Entelurus aequoreus isolate RoL-2023_Sb linkage group LG07, RoL_Eaeq_v1.1, whole genome shotgun sequence DNA.
CAAGGtttgtcttttcttgtattttagtcaagtcatttacaaaaggtaaacatggtaataTATCCGCACAATACAGTATAGGCTACTTGGAGCTAGCACACAATAGCACGTAAGCTACAtatgtgtccttaattgaacaatattgcaggttaaaacaccacatttgtcaatacccagaaccctttgcagcactaactctcccgagacgctacaaaatacccccacccacacacacagcttgtagcatcccggaagagttactgctgcaaaaacttctgggtatttgttctgttgtgtttgtgttgtgttacggtgcggatgttctcccaaaatgtgtttgtcattcttgtttggtgtgggttcacaatgtggcgcatatttgtaacagtgttaaagttgtttatacggccaccctcagtgtgacctgtatggctgttgatcaagtatgcgttgcattcacttgtgttagtgcgtgcagaagccgcacatattatgtgacaattgttgcgtttgaccagatgttcctccaagtgggatgtaaagcgctggtcagtcccaagttccttaatgacatatatactgactcaaaggtaccacccagcacagaatagttattttgtaattttattgtcaaatatttgagaatagagaccagcctcgaacaacacatacaaatgcgcagcccaagttgatctggcattccacaggtaaaagcaactcttttcacacaaagaaagccccccccccctctcaacactgataagaagagagacttgggggttgtgttcacattcctgatggtttacgaccctgtctaaataggcaatctgaagacaaagagaaactagtatacagagtaaaattaatttcaaaaatatgagctgattcaaacatgattatgaataaagaaatagctcttaaacatatgcattatccacactgGGCAAGCacgtcgttggactggatgaaaatcggacgtgacgacagctcggggcagattttcgggaggggcactgaagtttgggagtctcccgggagagttggcaagtatgagaattagcggtgaatgcggtgttactgcggcaccgccgctgtatataatcggcgggccagctctagtgttaatttgatattgcctcaagggccaaatgaaattacacggcgggccaaagagtttgacacccatgatctaaATGATTTGGTCTtactaataaagaaataaaggtaATTGTGAGAAAAAATACATGTGTTAATATTTCTTGACAGGCTCCACTCGTCCTTTTGCTCTCTGTGAAAAAGGTTTTCTTTTTGCTGCAGCCATTGTTTGATTAATTTCAGAATAAAAATGACATCAATTACCCCCAAATATATATATCGAGTTCCTGTGAGAATTATTCTCCTAACTGCTTGAAGGAAAGGTgggttttaaaggggaactgcacttttttatttttattttgcctatcgctcacaatcattatgaaagaaggacatgacaacagatggatttttgtttaatgcattctaacttgtaaataaacgtaaataaaagtccgcttacagcttacaccactattccgcccataaaatctataaataaccattcaaaaaccgccaacaatactccatttaccttTCAtgttttgaatattaaccaagtattagtgatattgttattataagcgctgacgcagacaaacaatttatagcggcgctgtgatctcAAGCTATGTGTACACTTTTGACATGATCGGCTGGCGAGgtgtttccttgcttccttgctcgCTGGAagtttattgaacttgatttatGATTTAAAATCTCACctgaacagaagaagtctgaggatgtattccgacaagttggtacactttgacatccaTTTAGCAcccgagaacgacacaaaaagatgcttcaTCTTCCTCCCCCCCCACAGcccgtttcttcgtgaggattacaagtcattcttcatctaaatgggaatatatgaacatcctaacagtcggcatcctaatgacagcagaccttgtacagtaagtgatgttgtattatgtttgttggctctcatgaagtctgcaatgaGTAAGAATCAGTGAAGAAAAAAAAGGCAAACCTCGTGATGTGTTTTGGAAATTAATGCGCCAcgtatgtttaaaatgatcaaaatacataaatattaaatgttattataaatgtgcccgttattacattacatatatacttacatcatgtatataaaacatcaaTGAAGGTGTTTTTTTCAAGGGctattttttactattattacatatatactgtatatagtaccATTTGCCATATTCCTGCAAACAAAACCAAGCATGGCcaataattgcattactttcaTAGTAAATATGTAAAATTACAGGCAATTTACTGTAACTTTGGTACAGCAAGGCACTGTAATTCTGGCTGTAATTAACTCATAAATCGCAGCTGTGATGTTACAAcctatagttgtaactttatagAATTACAATTGTGAAGTTAAAACCTAGAGTGGccattttattgtaattaactataAAAGTATAACTGTGGTTACAGCAtagagttgtaattttattgtacagTGTCTTAAAGTGTAATTGATCATGAAGTCTGCAACAGTTTAAAAGAAAAGGACTTGTCTCCATCTACTGGTACAGGGACAAGCCTGCTAGGACTGCACTTTTTGCTTCTACAAATGAATGCCAAACCCCCTTTTTGAAACAATGAAGATTCTCACATTTACTGTAACATAACATATTTACATGCACTACTGGTGTTTATCTGATGCTATCAGAAGTATAATAATGTTGATATTGCTTTGTTGGGAAGATAACTTGTATTTTGTTGCAATAACATTCTAAATGTACAGGACAATAAGTGTTGGTATGGCAGCAAAAAATACATGTGTACTGCTGACAGACAATACAATAAGACAAACTTATGAAAACCTAACTTTCTTCTGAATGAGATGTAGTATTGACAGCAAATAATAATTGAATACGTCAAAATGTTTAGGAACATTTATTCACCAACAGCAAATTAGATCATGTTTTCTTCCAGACACACAATTACCATGCTACAACATAAAGGTTTCTATACTTTATATAGGCCAAGTGTATGTACAACCAACCTGCACCATTAAACCTTTGCTTGCACAATTTAATGGTTACAATACAACACTGCACCCGTTAAAATGGTTCCCCATCATCATTTGAAACCATGACAAAGTATGACATAAATTTAACTCCAATTCACTATAGTTGTACTCTGTACTACGTTCTTTTTGTTTCGTCATTTCCTGATCCATTGTACTGGTATTTTTTCCCCCCGTTTTAAACACACAGTGCATTCAACTTAGAACATGTACAGTAGCGTTTTCAGTATCTGAATGAAAAAGCTATGACAGGTACATCTATGTTTCATCGAGGGTTACAGGAAACATCATACGAGGGCCACAGAAGTCAACATCCATATCGTTAATAGCAGACGGTGGCTCGTCGCAGCTCACCGCTTGTAAACCGTTGCAACACATGATTAGCAGTGGACACACTGACAAAGTGGCAAATCTAGCAAACTGTGGGGATTTGCAAAACGCCTGGCAATAGATGCAAATCCATATATGACAAATTATATTCTCTCTGGGATTTCGGATCACTCATGATGTTCCGTACGAGATATAAGCGGAGTCAAACGAGTCAACAGTGATTACTCTCAGCACACCTCAAAACAAGATGAAAATGAGAATTCCTCTCATCTCAGGATTAAACAGATTTTGTAGTAAGCATTATTTCCCAGTGTTATGTTCTGCATTCCGACAACTTTTGCAGTGTATACTGGACAAAACACGCTAACTGTTTTGGATCATAATGAGATGTGTGTTGATATGACAACATTCCTCTACGGGGAATATGACAACCACTCATGAAACAGCCACACATTAGATCAAACAAACCCATGTTATAATAACAGAGGCTGCAAGGATGGAGTGAAACAAAGCTGAAGCAGATGCGCCAACACCCAGAAGTAATTAACACAGCAGGTGATGGTCTGCCGTGCCGCAACAACCTAGTGACTGGTGTGAAAAACACACAAAAGACAAGCACAACTTCTTAGACTAAACataactgcttaataactgttgttCTCCTGCGTGGGATGGCACTGAGCGCTGCACCGAACCACAACACGCCGCTCTCCTAGCATAACTTGGGAGAACTGCATTAAAGTGGACATATTGCACATACTTTTGCAGCAACGTGATGAGCCTTAAACGCTGCAGAAGAGGAAGGAGAACACTGCGATGTGTGTTATAAATGAATGGTGCATGCTACACAATGATGTGAGTGAGGGCGAATTGGGGCCGTTAAGAGGATAAAGTAGGAGAaaccgaaaatttaaaaaaaataattgctcATTTCTTGTCATACTGTGGGGAAATAAATAGGGAAAGAGATGTAAGGTCGGTCTTTTCATGGGCCATGCGGACTATAGTCCCGCTCCTCTGCATGGCCTGCCTTGTGAAAGATGGATTCCTTCATGTCACTGAGGTGGCGCAGGGGAGCAGGCAGGACCGAGGCAAAGATGGACGGGTGCGGCCGGTTAGTTGAAGCCGGTGTCGGTGTGGTAGGAGTAGTGGCCGTCCGATGTCAGCTGGGTGGTTTCTGTCGCTGTTGGCTGCATCATTATGGGGTCACCTCCGGCCTCTACTAGAGCAACAGGAAGAAGACGCCTCAGTATTTAAACGCAGATGGACACATGCAGACCCACTCACCTCTCTCATCAGACTGCAGCTGAGCCTCCAGGTCTTCAGGGGACACGTAGAAGTCCTGTTCTTGACCCTCACGAGGCCGAGGTTTACATTTTCCGCAGCAACAGTTGCAGCAGCAGCACAGGCAGCAGCAAAAGTAGCAGCCCGTGGCCAGGCCACAGAACACAAACAGCGCCTGCAAGGCAGTGAAACGGTGAAGTTCGATGGCGGACACTAGGGCTGCACACTTAATCAACATCTAATCCACGTtgaggctttttatttttttctctcctcCATCTTCAAATCAGAATGGTTGAGCCTTGCATCCTTAGCTTGCTGGCCAATCAAAAGTATTTACAGGAAACAGCAAGTTTGTGTATGTTGCAGCTGATATGCTAATATCTAACACCACTTGCGTTGTATTAGCGtacagcagggatattcaactaaattgttttgggggccacatttctagAAAGCTAGGCACCGTGTGCTGGATGTCTCTAtttactaattttttattttgtatattctggagaaccagcatcctctaccGTCAACATTGGatcttggtctatttattttgtcagttacagAAGTGcacttctgtttttaaggaccttctgagtCTCTCACATGTTTTATGAATTGAACTCGTGGACCACCAGGTGAAtaacccaaatgatgaaaaaaattacctaaaatggaaccttgaggaacactattaGTATGACATAAgacgttgaacaaatgactacaaaCTGAAACTGAAGTGAACAAGCAACAGCAACACCTTAGCTACATGAGTAACATTACGATGAAAATGTGTCACTGCCAAaaagaagaggacttaaaggggcgtCTTGAGGAAGGCCACAGTTATGTAAATCATAAGTTTGTCCATCGTTTTCCTATCAAAGTACAGTGGTGTTTGAAGGAACTTGGTGCTAAAATGTTTGTATGGCTTCATTCCCTTGCCGAATTTGGCCCCACAGTCTGAAAAGGGTCCAACTGCGGCTTGGGTGTTTCTGTCATGACATAAGAATGCCTAACGGGTGTTTCTGGATAGCGTTTTAACAAATAATCGCATATAGTTTCGCAAGGTTTACGGATTTGATGTCATTTCTCTTTCCATATTGGCACTTTGATGTCGTCTAGAGAAAATATTTGATGAGCGATTATATCAGTGAGCAGGCTATTTCttcttttatattattttgtatgAATGTTATACAATGCAAATCTTTATTTGTTTAACATCAGTTCCGTGTAACACATCTGGTTTTGTCGCAACAACATCCTGTAGCCGCATTCAGGccttcaaaaaaaaaagtatgccaaTATATGGCAGTTAACGCCACACAATGTTATTTTACTACTATGGCCTCATCCCTTTTTTCTTCCCCTAACGTTAACCAATTCCTTAGTTGTTTCTAAGTTAGTTTCACGCAACCTGTGCAGACTGAAAATCTTATTTTGAAACTGTGGGCAGATGTTAGAAATGGGGCATTCTAGTCTGCAAAAACGAAAAACCCCAACAGCACAAGAACGCCTATTTGTGGCCGTAGTGGGATTATATTgcccgggccgccagttgaatagccctgttgtACAGTATTACTGTACAGTATCTGCAAAAACGTTTTAATGGTGACAGTGTAAAATGGCAGAAAGAAATTCTCTGGGCTTAGTTCGAAAATGAGGCTACGTCAAGTGCCCAAGGATGTTGTAAGCGAATATACTGTATAGGCATTAATAATCCCAAATATTTCGGAAAGTAGATTAATGCAcgttgttctaatgtgtggcaaccTGAGACGAGAAAAAAAGTAACATTACTTCTTTACCTCATCATTTTAGATATTTCTCGCATTTGAATGAATTTAATCTAAAAATCTacattttttgcagaaaaatagcTATTTTTTTATTCCTCCAAATCGTGCATTCCTTGCAGAGACAAACAGAAGAAGCATGAAATCACTTCAATCCGATCTTACCTTTGCCCACCAGCTTGAGAGTACAAAGTAAGTGTTGACATTCTCCTCTCCAAACTGCTCGGCCACATACAGTCCCAGCGAGCCATATTTGTCATAAATATTGCGCTTTGTGGCATCATTGAGGATGGCGTGGGCATTGTTTATCTCCTTGAACTTATCAGCCGCCTCTGGATTGTCAGGATTCTTGTCGGGGTGAAACTTCAGTGCCAGTTTCCTGCATAGAATAACATGGAAAGTCGCACCAGACAGCCACTAGAACCGTAGTGTGGCATCTTCCTCACAATGGGTGGGTGTGGTCTCACCTGTAGGACCGCTTGATGTCATCATTTGTGGCCATCTTTTCCACTCCCAGCACATGGTAGAGGGACTCACCCGCGGTGGACAGAGAGCGCTGCCTCTGCTGCTCAGCCATGATGCCTCACGTCCACAGGCTGCACAAACAACAAACTAGTATATGTGAACAATTCTATACATCTTGGCAAAAAGAGAATATATCTCCAATTGGAGAGATTAAATGGTGCTGACTGCGGCCAACAGCTGGCCCAGCTCTGCAGAGTCAAAGGGGGAGCAAGTCCTGGATTTATGACACTCGCCTGCAGTGCATTTGTCATGCACTAATAAAGTAACTTTACATTGTAACGTGCCCTAATATTTGCAAGGCATCCTTTGTGATATTGTCTTGGCCAAGGATGCTTCAAAAGAGCACATATAAAAAACGTATTTCTCAGAATAAATACACCATATCAAGCTCCTCATATTGAGACGGATAAAGCCACGATCGAGGCAGGTTTGTGAAGATAACATTAGCAAAAATCGGTCTCTTTGTTGGAATTGCGCTCAACTCAAATGTCAATAAGAAGGATTAAAGGCCGTGAAAACGATGCAAGGAGCATAATCTCTgcacatcatcatcaccatcatcatcagcaGCACTGCCATGGCGCGCAGCATCCATGTTGGTTTGCCTCCTGGCCTGCTCTTGATGCAAGGCAGGCCCGCTCGTCGGAAGCCTTTTCGAAGGGCAACCGCCATCGTGCACGGGAAAACAGAACCAGGCGACGAGAAGGAGAAGACTCACCTTTGACGCAGCTCGGATACGAGGAGACAGAAACGATGAACAGGTAGCTAGAAAGGACAGTGTAGCGTGACTATGGCTGCATCACTCCGCGGACCCTCTGTAGCGCCCACCAACCATGGACAGCTGCAGCAGAACCTTGGCCCCGCCCCCTTCGGCGACGCGCCGTGCGCATTCATGCCGACCAGGACGACGCGAGGATGCGGGAAGCGGGGGCGCGCCGAAAAAGAGACGTGACtacatgtaaaaaaaagtacaacgaAGTTTGGcatgaacatttttaaaataagtgTAAGTACAATTTAATGTGGCTACCTTGCCACATTATCAAACAAAAATAGTATAAATACTGATTACATTTAATTTATCAACCTGGTTttagacaaaaaaaatttttacggtGTATGACAAGTTTATTTTAGTAATTTTAATATTGCATATAAGTTGACAAAAATAGCTAAATAGAGCACtagatatttatttaaaaaaacaatcacCCTTCCAGCTCCTCAGCAACTGTGACGTCACCATCTCCACCAATGGCTGAGCTCGTAACAATGACGTGGCTATCGCGAGGATATCACGTTAGCTTGGCTTGTTAGCCAGCCGCGGAAAAACCTCATTGGGAGCCTGTAGTTTACAAAATACTTCTTCCTGGAGAACCAATAGTTCTTCTTCCTATAATTTCACATTATCTTCACGTCTACAAGGAAATAAATAAACCCTGGACCTTGCGTTTGGACGGTAAGTTAGCGGTCGGCTAACTAGCCGCGGCTGTTTCCCGGGAGGAGGAAATGGGTTTGTTTTGGGATGTTCAAATGAGTTTAGCGCTAGATGTTGTCCACATGACTTTCGGCGCTGTAGCACATTAGTCCTGTCATTGTCGTACTATGCTGGTGGTAAACACCATgatatgtgtgtttgtttttatatTAGTTCTCCGTTCTACCCCTACTGTTGCTGTAGGTACTTCAAGCCACCAAACCGTGTCAGTCGTGGCCACGTCTTTCTGCCTCAGCTAAAATATGTTTCTCTAAACAGGCTTCCAATGATGAGTTATGCCGAAAAGCCTGAAGACATCACAAAAGACGAGTGGATGGACAAATTAAACAACGTGCACATTCAGAGGGCAGACATGAATCGTCTCATTATGAACTACCTGGTGACAGGTGAGGCTCCTCCCCTGGGGGCGTGGCCTTGAAACGATGCAAGAGTAAATGACACATGCCTAATTAATGTGTATGTGCTTTATGTTTCTAGAGGGGTTTAAAGAGGCAGCAGAGAAGTTTCGGATGGAGTCTGGCATCGAGCCGAGTGTGGACTTGGACTCTCTAGATGAAAGGATAAAGATCCGAGAGATGATTTTGAAGGGACAGATCCAGGAAGCTATAGCACTCATCAACAGCCTACACCCGGAGCTGCTCGACACCAACCGATACTTGTATTTTCATCTGCAGGTACAGCTGCACATGACAGGTCTGTTTGTATTGTGGTTCCTGGAACACTGGACAAACAGTATGGAAAAATGAAGGATGTCCTTCAGACCACCACTTCCTAGTTAGAATAATAGTGATTTATGAGGACGCGCACATTAACGACTTAATTCTTGTGACTGTACAAGTGTCTTGTAAAAATATAACTACATTCTCATTACATATCAGCCTTATGTTTTTAACGATATAGCTTTAATCAACAAAGCAAAACATTCATTGCATGTACCTTATTTCTCTGGTACAGCAGCAACATTTGATTGAGCTCATCAGGCTAAGGGAGACGGAGTCAGCGTTGGAGTTTGCTCAGACACAGCTGGCCGAGCAGGGGGAGGAGAGTCGTGAGTGTCTCACAGAGATGGAGAGAACGCTCGCCCTTTTGGCCTTTGATAACCCGGAAGAGTCGCCCTTTGGAGACCTGCTCAACATGATGCAGCGGCAAAAGGTAGTCTAGAAATATAAAAATGATGTGCTGTTCATTGCACTTAGTCATTCACACAGTGGGGTATTTAACATAATAATGTCTTCTTCTTATTGGAAATTTCTTGCAAGATCCTCCAGGAATTCATAATGTTTCGATCGTGCCAATTCTTGCAAATTTAACCAATTCATGCAAATTATGCGCATCCCTTCAATTTTGTCCAAAGCTAGACACTTCCCTGCACATGCTGGCTAATCTTTATTTTCGCCAATGAAATGTGTTTTGCTTCCAGAGTTGCGTGCAAAGTTAAAGTCAACTGTCTAATGAAAACTTATGTTCGATTCTTGTGTAGGCAGACCAGGAACAGCAACAtcaaaattcaatcaatcaaactttgtttataaatccagggtttccccttaatgtatttGATTGTGGGGGTGCGCCACAGCAAAATATTATCCGCCACACTTTTACAAATTATAGTTTTTTACGTAGTTCAAGTTTACCGGCCCAACTTAAACAATTATTGCCTTCATGCACACGTTTTCCCCTCCGTGCTTCACTCCTAGACACATAACAACACTTCCTCAATCTCCGCCAAAACGGTGTGTTCAAGATCATCGAAAAAAGTAACgtcataacacactaacatacacttTAACACCGAGTTAACTTTAAAgtgtgaatggatatatatagtttatttacgcactattgactagtaatGCACCGAAAAAAGATGTACTCTAAACACCGGAAAAGTGCTGCCAAAACccgatgttgtgatgatgtaagCAATACGCACAGGGTTGTCTGGATCGGAAGCAGCATTTCCGCGCTGTGGACATACTTTAATGTATTCGAGATATATACCCGCGGACAGACAAAATTTAAGATGACTGTGGCGGCCTTTAAGGAAAGGAAGGCTGTGTGACGTCAGGCTTTATGCAGCTCTCTTTTCGTTGCGGACATGAAGCGACAGAAGTAAAGAGTGTTTCAACACGAGTACAGTCAACACTAACACCAGACAtgaatgctagatttgttgctagttgtttttaataaataaataatgactaaaaggattggagaaatctctagaaaacaattctcaacaaagtacattttacaatataaagcaacaatttaaaaatagagcaaaccgatatgtaagaaaaatatatgttcatactataataaaaaataacacatttgttgcaaatgtatgtatacattttttttgcctttttcaagaaaatatatgcatcatagcaaataatGTCGGAATGACCATGCGCCtacagccacaggtatcttgtcaATCCAGGGGAAACCCTGAtatagcccttaaaggcctactgaaacccactactaccgaccacgcagtctgatagtttatatatc
It encodes the following:
- the dnajc5aa gene encoding dnaJ (Hsp40) homolog, subfamily C, member 5aa isoform X1; the encoded protein is MAEQQRQRSLSTAGESLYHVLGVEKMATNDDIKRSYRKLALKFHPDKNPDNPEAADKFKEINNAHAILNDATKRNIYDKYGSLGLYVAEQFGEENVNTYFVLSSWWAKALFVFCGLATGCYFCCCLCCCCNCCCGKCKPRPREGQEQDFYVSPEDLEAQLQSDERVEAGGDPIMMQPTATETTQLTSDGHYSYHTDTGFN
- the dnajc5aa gene encoding dnaJ (Hsp40) homolog, subfamily C, member 5aa isoform X2 — its product is MAEQQRQRSLSTAGESLYHVLGVEKMATNDDIKRSYRKLALKFHPDKNPDNPEAADKFKEINNAHAILNDATKRNIYDKYGSLGLYVAEQFGEENVNTYFVLSSWWAKALFVFCGLATGCYFCCCLCCCCNCCCGKCKPRPREGQEQDFYVSPEDLEAQLQSDEREAGGDPIMMQPTATETTQLTSDGHYSYHTDTGFN
- the LOC133653762 gene encoding glucose-induced degradation protein 8-B homolog, with product MMSYAEKPEDITKDEWMDKLNNVHIQRADMNRLIMNYLVTEGFKEAAEKFRMESGIEPSVDLDSLDERIKIREMILKGQIQEAIALINSLHPELLDTNRYLYFHLQQQHLIELIRLRETESALEFAQTQLAEQGEESRECLTEMERTLALLAFDNPEESPFGDLLNMMQRQKVWSEVNQAVLDHENRESTPKLAKLLKLLLWAQNELDQKKVKYPKMTDLSTGTIEDPK